DNA from Saccharicrinis carchari:
AGGTAAAATGAATCGTTCCTTGTTGGATGTAAATGGAGAAATGATAGTGGTAAGTCAGTTTACCTTGCAGGCCAATACAAAAAAGGGCAATCGTCCTTCCTATATTCAAGCTGCTCAACCTGAGCTGGCCCTTCCTCTTTACCAATCGTTTGTTAAGCAAATGGAACAGATGCTTAACAAGCCGGTTAAAACAGGTGAATTTGGCGCTCATATGCAGGTGTCACTCACTAACGATGGACCGGTTACCATAATCATTGATTCTTCAAAAAAATGAAATATTGCCTCTATCGTTATTATTGTGTAACTTATACATTTACAAACGTTAAAATTAACAAGTTATGTGCAATAATCTATTTCATCCTGTTTTCTGTGCCATTCCGCCGTACATGCTCGAGAGAATTATTGAATCCGGAACGGTTGAACAAAAAGAAAAAGCCAAGCATACCATAGCGCTGGCCGGTCAAATGCGGGGTCAGCGTCAGTCCATTGCCGATGTTACCTTAAAATCGCAGGCTACAGCGGGTGCAAAAAATCGTTTGATTTACGATGCCCAAAATACCAATGTG
Protein-coding regions in this window:
- the dtd gene encoding D-aminoacyl-tRNA deacylase, which codes for MKVVVQRVIEASVKITNTTTASIKNGLVVLVGISQSDEQDDIEWLCKKIVNLRIFDDEEGKMNRSLLDVNGEMIVVSQFTLQANTKKGNRPSYIQAAQPELALPLYQSFVKQMEQMLNKPVKTGEFGAHMQVSLTNDGPVTIIIDSSKK